One stretch of Excalfactoria chinensis isolate bCotChi1 chromosome 31, bCotChi1.hap2, whole genome shotgun sequence DNA includes these proteins:
- the LOC140263449 gene encoding feather keratin 1-like: MSSNDLCTPNPCGPTPLANSCNEPCAQQCQESTYTIQPPAVMVILPGPILSSFPQNTAVGSSTSAAVGSTLSSEGVPISSGSSLGFGSFAYPSLGSRYSQPYRRYNTYRSSFNGPC; the protein is encoded by the coding sequence ATGTCCTCGAACGACCTGTGCACTCCCAACCCCTGCGGCCCGACCCCATTGGCCAACAGCTGCAACGAGCCCTgtgcccagcagtgccaggagtCCACCTACACCATCCAACCACCTGCTGTGATGGTGATCCTGCCaggacccatcctcagctccttcccccagaacACCGCTGTGGGATCCTCCACCTCCgctgctgtgggcagcaccCTCAGCTCCGAGGGAGTCCCCATCTCCTCCGGCAGCTCCTTGGGATTTGGGAGCTTTGCTTATCCCAGCTTGGGCAGCAGGTACAGCCAGCCCTACCGCCGCTACAACACCTACCGCAGCAGCTTCAATGGGCCATGCTAA
- the LOC140263493 gene encoding feather beta keratin-like isoform X1: MVLPTISLPFFALVSRGSIMAMWLGHSLQRERRGFQQHHMPRFLGEFTNHGGFRIYLRPREMSCYDLCAPTPCGPTPLANSCNEPCVRQCQDSTVVIQPSPVVVTLPGPILSSFPQNTTVGSSASAAVGSALSAGGVPISSGSSLGFGSFAYPSLGSGYSRPYRRYNTYRSSFNGPC, from the exons ATGGTCCTTCCAaccatttctcttcccttctttgcCTTGGTCAGTAGG GGTAGCATTATGGCCATGTGGTTAGGGCATTCTCTGCAAAGGGAACGTCGAGGTTTTCAGCAGCACCACATGCCCCGGTTCCTGGGTGAGTTTACTAACCACGGAGGCTTCAGG ATTTACCTCCGCCCCAGAGAAATGTCCTGCTATGACCTGTGTGCTCCCACCCCCTGCGGCCCGACCCCACTGGCCAACAGCTGCAACGAGCCCTGCGTGCGCCAGTGCCAGGACTCCACAGTGGTGATCCAGCCCTCTCCtgtggtggtgaccctgccaggacccatcctcagctccttcccccagaacACCACTGTGGGATCCTCAGCATCTGCAGCTGTTGGGAGCGCTCTCAGTGCAGGGGGAGTCCCCATCTCCTCCGGCAGCTCCTTGGGATTTGGGAGCTTTGCTTATCCCAGCTTGGGCAGCGGGTACAGCCGGCCCTACCGCCGCTACAACACCTACCGCAGCAGCTTCAATGGGCCGTGCTAA
- the LOC140263493 gene encoding feather beta keratin-like isoform X2, translating to MVLPTISLPFFALVSRIYLRPREMSCYDLCAPTPCGPTPLANSCNEPCVRQCQDSTVVIQPSPVVVTLPGPILSSFPQNTTVGSSASAAVGSALSAGGVPISSGSSLGFGSFAYPSLGSGYSRPYRRYNTYRSSFNGPC from the exons ATGGTCCTTCCAaccatttctcttcccttctttgcCTTGGTCAGTAGG ATTTACCTCCGCCCCAGAGAAATGTCCTGCTATGACCTGTGTGCTCCCACCCCCTGCGGCCCGACCCCACTGGCCAACAGCTGCAACGAGCCCTGCGTGCGCCAGTGCCAGGACTCCACAGTGGTGATCCAGCCCTCTCCtgtggtggtgaccctgccaggacccatcctcagctccttcccccagaacACCACTGTGGGATCCTCAGCATCTGCAGCTGTTGGGAGCGCTCTCAGTGCAGGGGGAGTCCCCATCTCCTCCGGCAGCTCCTTGGGATTTGGGAGCTTTGCTTATCCCAGCTTGGGCAGCGGGTACAGCCGGCCCTACCGCCGCTACAACACCTACCGCAGCAGCTTCAATGGGCCGTGCTAA
- the LOC140263519 gene encoding uncharacterized protein: MSGCMESCRPYGVSCPQPIAESYNEPCVQQCPDSRAVILPPPVVVTVPGPVLTSFPQESIVGSSGPAGLGGSFSSQSSGGSFGLGGSRGYGSSFGFGGSRGYGSSLGYGGSFGLGGYGGSRGYRSSFGLGGYGGSRGYGGSFGSGGYGGSQGYGSCLGYGDDMSYGGALGYGGQYGSSGFGSCGRSYSSGLSSCGSGFSFPGAQRWSRSRRGSCGAF; this comes from the coding sequence ATGTCTGGCTGCATGGAGTCCTGCAGACCCTACGGGGTGAGCTGCCCTCAGCCCATTGCCGAGAGCTACAACGAGCCATGTGTGCAGCAGTGCCCTGACTCCAGAGCAGTCATCTTGCCCCCACCGGTGGTGGTGACAGTCCCCGGCCCCGTGCTCACCTCTTTTCCTCAGGAGAGCATTGTGGGATCATCAGgcccagctgggctggggggcTCCTTCAGCTCCCAAAGCTCTGGGGGCTCCTTTGGTCTGGGAGGGTCTCGAGGTTATGGGAGCTCCTTTGGCTTTGGGGGTTCCCGGGGCTATGGAAGCTCCCTGGGCTATGGGGGCTCCTTTGGCTTGGGGGGCTATGGAGGATCCCGGGGCTACAGGAGCTCCTTTGGTttggggggctatgggggatccCGGGGCTATGGGGGCTCCTTTGGCTCGGGGGGCTATGGAGGCTCCCAGGGCTATGGGAGCTGCCTGGGTTATGGAGATGACATGAGCTACGGGGGTGCCCTGGGCTATGGGGGCCAGTATGGCTCCAGTGGCTTTGGCAGTTGTGGCAGGTCCTAcagctctggcctctcctccTGCGGCTCTGGCTTCTCCTTCCCTGGTGCCCAGCGTTGGAGCAGATCCCGCCGCGGGAGCTGCGGAGCTTTCTAA
- the LOC140263492 gene encoding uncharacterized protein has protein sequence MSGCMESCRPYGVSCPQPIAESYNEPCVQQCPDSRAVILPPPVVVTVPGPVLTSFPQESIVGSSGPAGLGGSFSSQSSGGSFGLGGSRGYGSSFGFGGSRGYGSSLGFGGSFGLGGYGGYRGYRSSFGLGGYGGSRGYGGSFGSGGYGGSQGYGSCLGYGDDMSYGGALGYGGQYGSSGFGSCGRSYSSGLSSCGSGFSFPGAQRWSRSRRGSCGAF, from the coding sequence ATGTCTGGCTGCATGGAGTCCTGCAGACCCTACGGGGTGAGCTGCCCTCAGCCCATTGCCGAGAGCTACAACGAGCCATGTGTGCAGCAGTGCCCTGACTCCAGAGCAGTCATCTTGCCCCCACCGGTGGTGGTGACAGTCCCCGGCCCCGTGCTCACCTCTTTTCCTCAGGAGAGCATTGTGGGATCATCAGGaccagctgggctggggggcTCCTTCAGCTCCCAAAGCTCTGGGGGCTCCTTTGGTCTGGGAGGGTCTCGAGGTTATGGGAGCTCCTTTGGCTTTGGGGGTTCCCGGGGCTATGGAAGCTCCCTGGGCTTTGGGGGCTCCTTTGGCTTGGGGGGCTATGGAGGATACCGGGGCTACAGAAGCTCCTTTGGTttggggggctatgggggatccCGGGGCTATGGGGGCTCCTTTGGCTCAGGGGGCTATGGAGGCTCCCAGGGCTATGGGAGCTGCCTGGGTTATGGAGATGACATGAGCTACGGGGGTGCCCTGGGCTATGGGGGCCAGTATGGCTCCAGTGGCTTTGGCAGTTGTGGCAGGTCCTAcagctctggcctctcctccTGCGGCTCTGGCTTCTCCTTCCCTGGTGCCCAGCGTTGGAGCAGATCCCGCCGTGGGAGCTGCGGAGCTTTCTAA
- the LOC140263491 gene encoding scale keratin-like codes for MSCYDLCPPKTSVAVPQPIAESCNELCARQCPDSTAFIQPPPVVVTFPGPILSSFPQQAVVGSSGAPAFGGSLGLGGLYGAGATQGSGGLCTFGRPYTSACSPCPLPRYSRKLWNTCGPC; via the coding sequence ATGTCTTGCTACGACCTGTGCCCACCCAAAACCAGCGTGGCCGTGCCCCAGCCCATCGCTGAGAGCTGCAACGAGCTGTGCGCGCGCCAGTGCCCCGACTCGACGGCCTTCATCCAGCCACCGCCCGTCGTCGTCACCTTCCCCGgccccatcctcagctccttcccccagcaaGCCGTGGTGGGCTCCTCCGGAGCACCCGCCTTTGGGGGCtccctggggctggggggccTCTACGGCGCCGGGGCCACTCAGGGCTCGGGGGGCCTCTGCACCTTTGGCAGACCCTACacttctgcctgcagcccctgccccttGCCCCGCTACAGCAGGAAGCTCTGGAACACCTGCGGGCCTTGCTAA
- the LOC140263490 gene encoding scale keratin-like: protein MSCYDLCPPKTSVAVPQPIAESCNELCARQCPDSTAFIQPPPVVVTFPGPILSSFPQQAVVGSSGAPAFGGSLGLGGLYGAGATQGSGGLCTFGRPYTSACSPCPLPRYSRKLWDTCGPC, encoded by the coding sequence ATGTCTTGCTACGACCTGTGCCCACCCAAAACCAGCGTGGCCGTGCCCCAGCCCATCGCTGAGAGCTGCAACGAGCTGTGCGCGCGCCAGTGCCCCGACTCGACGGCCTTCATCCAGCCACCGCCCGTCGTCGTCACCTTCCCCGgccccatcctcagctccttcccccagcaaGCCGTGGTGGGCTCCTCCGGAGCACCCGCCTTTGGGGGCtccctggggctggggggccTCTACGGCGCTGGGGCCACTCAGGGCTCAGGGGGCCTCTGCACCTTTGGCAGACCCTACacttctgcctgcagcccctgccccttGCCCCGCTACAGCAGGAAGCTCTGGGACACCTGCGGGCCCTGCTAA
- the LOC140263513 gene encoding scale keratin-like: MSCYDLCPPKTSVAVPQPIAESCNELCARQCPDSTAFIQPPPVVVTFPGPILSSFPQQAVVGSSGAPAFGGSLGLGGLYGAGATQGSGGLCTFGRPYTSACSPCPLPRYSRKLWDTCGPC, translated from the coding sequence ATGTCTTGCTACGACCTGTGCCCACCCAAAACCAGCGTGGCCGTGCCCCAGCCCATCGCTGAGAGCTGCAACGAGCTGTGCGCGCGCCAGTGCCCCGACTCGACGGCCTTCATCCAGCCACCGCCCGTCGTCGTCACCTTCCCCGgccccatcctcagctccttcccccagcaaGCCGTGGTGGGCTCCTCTGGAGCACCCGCCTTTGGGGGCtccctggggctggggggccTCTACGGCGCCGGGGCCACTCAGGGCTCAGGGGGCCTCTGCACCTTTGGCAGACCCTACacttctgcctgcagcccctgccccttGCCCCGCTACAGCAGGAAGCTCTGGGACACCTGCGGGCCCTGCTAA
- the LOC140263515 gene encoding scale keratin-like, which translates to MSCYDLCPPRTSVAVPQPIAESCNELCARQCPDSTAFIQPPPVIVTFPGPILSSFPQQAVVGSSGAPAFGGSLGLGGLYGAGATQGSGGLCTFGRPYTSACSPCPLPRYSRKLWNTCGPC; encoded by the coding sequence ATGTCTTGCTACGACCTGTGCCCACCCAGAACCAGCGTGGCCGTGCCCCAGCCCATCGCTGAGAGCTGCAACGAGCTGTGCGCGCGCCAGTGCCCCGACTCGACGGCCTTCATCCAGCCACCGCCCGTCATCGTCACCTTCCCCGgccccatcctcagctccttcccccagcaaGCCGTGGTGGGCTCCTCTGGAGCACCCGCCTTTGGGGGCtccctggggctggggggccTCTACGGCGCCGGGGCCACTCAGGGCTCGGGGGGCCTCTGCACCTTTGGCAGACCCTACacttctgcctgcagcccctgccccttGCCCCGCTACAGCAGGAAGCTCTGGAACACTTGCGGGCCCTGCTAA